A region of the Mus pahari unplaced genomic scaffold, PAHARI_EIJ_v1.1 scaffold_15573_1, whole genome shotgun sequence genome:
TATTCAGTTTAATTTAAGTCTTACAGTTCCCACAGATggcatatttaaaacttttaaaagagattctggtttttttaaaaaatgaatatattagaGGTACCAAAATATTaatgtgtttgtttctgaaaaatactgagaattttaagttttgaaaacattttgatttttggaGGAAAAATGTTTAAGGAGATTTTATGTTTAATAGGCATGGGTTTGTTACTCAGGTGCACATGGGTCAACAACACTAAAGAGTTGGGatcaatttgacacaaattgACTAAAATCCTGTGATAAGATTGAACCACTTTAGCACAGTAAAGAAAGTGACTACCGAGGAGAAGTATTTCTGTGTGCAGAAAATAGATTGAAGAAAAAATTAAGATATGAATGACACAACCAATTTATAGATTGTTAGAAAACTAACATGAAAATGCATATGTTTGATAAACAAATGTATAGACTTCATGCaattttcataaaaattccaATTTTATTCTGAAGTAGACAGCACAATGCTAATGATCACATGAATGCAGAAGGTGACTCTAAGAGCAAAACAACACCAAGCAGAAAGGGAGATGTTAGATTTACGACAGAATCTGATATCAAAATATGCCACAGAATCaaagtaataaaaactgaaaaataacaggaaaaaaagcataaaaatgagaaattgaagaacatatcaaaatatgAAAAGATCTATGATGCTCAGTAGAATTAACATGATATAGTAAAATACATGACAAAATATGCTTATGTAGAAATTAAGTCATCAACTTACCAATAACATAAACCATGACCGGATCATTTTCATCAGAAATACTTAGGAAATAGATACTTATTTTACAATAACAAAGCAGAGCAAGGAAAACAATAAGGTTTTAGTATGAAGCAATCCAAACACATAGACATAAAGAGAAGGGGGGGATATCAATGATTTGTACTATGGGACAGTAGAATTTGTGAGTATTAAGTAAACTAATATGGAATGGTCCATACTCTTGAAAATACATCCAAATTTTCATGTTAAGTCTCATGATCTGACCTTGTGATCCTAAGATATGGGCACAATTATCTCAGTTATGCAGTGTTGATTGGCTAGTCCACTGTGGCACCCTGATATTTTTGGAAGCATATGAGAGACTAGTGTGATGTCATAATGCCTGTGGTTTTCGCCACCAATCATCCAGGTGTATAAAAGGCCCTTGGCAGTTGCTGAAACACAAACTCCAGAAACCTACTGCTTAACCTTCCTCTGAAAACTCCACTCCTCACAACATGTGCTACTACAGAGGATATTATGGAGGCctgggctatggctatggctgtggctatggctgtggctatggctgtggctgtggctgtggctatggTAGCTATGGTTATGGCTGCTGCCGCCCACTGTGCTGTAGAAGATACTGGTCTTATGGCTTCTACTGAGGNNATTATGNAGAGACCCAGCCTTTCTAACCAGAAGGGCTGCCAAGTGTTTTCATATCAAGAACTCAAACATGTTTTCAAAAATTCTAACtttagaacaaaatatttaaaatataattgaaNTTNAACACAATCATCTAATTCTCCATCTGAATTTGGACCATGATCATCTTTTATGTTACCTTCACTGTACTCTGTAAAGTGATTTTACCTTTAAAT
Encoded here:
- the LOC115063300 gene encoding keratin-associated protein 20-2-like; this encodes MCYYRGYYGGLGYGYGCGYGCGYGCGCGCGYGSYGYGCCRPLCCRRYWSYGFY